CCGCGGCCGATGGCGTGCGCCTGGTCATCAGCGTGGATACAGGCATTCGCGCCTTTGCCGCCGCCGAGGCCGCCGCGGAACTGGGCCTGGACCTGATCGTCACCGACCACCATCTGCCCGAGGACGGCACCGGCATTCCCCGTGCGCTCGCCGTGCTCAATCCCAATCAACCCGGGTGTGAATACGCCTGCAAATACCTCTGCGGAGCCGGAGTGGCCTTCAAGCTGTCACAGGCTCTGCTTGAAAAGCAGGATCGCACGCTGGCACGCACAAAGATTCTGCCCTCGTTTTTGAAGATGCTGGCCATTGCCACCGTCGCCGACGCCGTACCCCTGCTCGGTGAAAACCGCACCATCGTTTCCATCGGACTCGCGGAGCTGCGCCGCCCGGTCAACGCAGGCCTGCGTGCCCTGCTCACCGAGGCCAAGCTTGATCCGGCGCGCAAAGCGATCACCGCAACGGACGTGGCCTTTCGTCTCGCGCCGCGCATCAACGCGGCCGGCCGCATGGACATCGCCTCTGAAGTTGTGGAGCTCTTCACCACCCGCGACCCGCAGCGCGCTCGCGATCTCGCCGCCAAGCTGGAGCAACTGAATCAGGATCGCCGCGCCACAGAGGCTGCGATCCTTGAGCGCATTCTGGAGCGGCTGGCCGAGCCGCACTTTGCTGAAGCCCGCTGCATCGTCATGGATGGCGAAGGCTGGCATCGCGGCGTGCTTGGCATCCTGGCCTCCCGCATTCTGGACCAGACCGGCAAGCCTGCACTCGTGATTTCGCACGAAGATGGCGAGGCGCATGGCTCAGGCCGCTCGATTACGGGCTATCATCTGCTGGAAGCGCTCGAAAGCTGCCATGATCTGTTCACAAAGTTTGGCGGCCATGCGCATGCGGTTGGCTTTTCGATGCCCTCAGAACGTGTACCCGAGCTGCGCGCGCGCCTTGTAGAGCACGCGGCCGAGCGCATTACGGAGCAGGATCTTGGCGGTCCCCTGGTCTGCCATGCCGAGCTGGCGCTCGACCACATCACGGCCGCCGCCTTCTCATGGCTGCGGCGGCTGGAGCCTTTCGGCATGGGCAACGAAGAGCCAGTCTTCGTGGCGCGCAAGGTTCGCCTGGCTGGCCCCGTACGCACCATGAAAGAGAAGCATGTACGGCTATCGCTCTCGCACGGCCCGCGCGGCGTGCGCATCTCTGCCCTGGGATGGCACTGGGCCGAACGCGTGGCCGCGCTGGGCATTCAGGAAGATGACCTGCTCAACATAGCCTATCGGCTGCGCGAGAATGAGCACCCCGAATACGGCGGCCTGGAACTCGAAATTGTCGATCTGCAACCGGCCGATTCTGAATAGCTCGCGCCAGAGACTGCTCTCAGCCGTTAGATCGAGGCCACGCCCAGCATCGCAATATCCTCCACCAGCCCAACTTCCTTCTGAACGAACGGCTCGGCGTAGCGCACCCCGGCCAGCATGCCAAAGTAGCGCGCCATGGCAAACGTTCGTTCGCGAATCTCTTCCTCCGGCACAAACAGTCCGCTGCCCTGCGCCTGATTGGCATACTGCGACGTGTAGGCCATCAGCGCCCGATGCCGCTCTTCGATGTGCGGCGTGATATCGACCACAAAGCTGGGCCGCACATCGGCATAGAGGCTCGCGTAGAGAATCTTGAAGGGCCGGTGCGGCGGCGCATCGGTTTCCACCTTGGCCAGCCCGGCCAGAAAGCATGCCTCGTAGCCGAGCGTCGCCGTGGTGTAGTGGTCCGGATGCCGGCCCGTCCAGTAAGGCAGAATCACCACGCGCGGGCGCAGGCGGCGCAGCACCGCGACAATTTTGAGCCGGTTTTCATAGGTATTCTCGACACGACCATCGGGAATATCGAGTGCACCACGCCATCCGGCCCCCAGAATCCGCGCGGCGGCGGCGGCTTCTTTCGCGCGCGATTCGGCGTTGCCTCGCGTGCCTGCCTCGCCCTGCGTCATATCCAGAATGGCGGTGCGGTATCCCTGAGCGCGCATGCGCAACAAGGTGCCGCCGCAGGTCTGCTCCACATCGTCACGATGGGCGGCCATCGCGAGCACATCGGCCTGGGTCTCGGTCTGGGCTTTGCTATGGACATGGGACTGAGCCTCGGTCATCGCACTCTCCTTACAAAAAGCAGAAAGGCACGGCGCTTGCGGCACCGTGCCTTCCATTGTCTCGCAGTGGAACTAGTAGTCGGTATTATTCGCGTCGGTTTCACCGTCGATATAGGCCACATCGGTCACGGTGCCGGCCACGGTCACGTTGGTGTTATCGAGCTGCGCCATGTTGGCCGTGCTGTAGATGTAAACCTGGCCACCCTCAGCCGTGTAGACCTTGTTGAAGTTGGTCACCGCTGCAATGCCCGTGGCATTGCCCTTGTAGGAGTCCACCGTCACCGCGCCGTTCGAAGTGTTGAACATCGTCAGGCAGCCATAAGGGATATTCTGGCCTGACGTTGCGGCGGCATACCGCACACCCTGGTTGCAGTCATTCGATCCGATCCAGAGCGTGTTCTCATCGGCGAGCAGCATCTTTTCATGGTCCCCATCGCTGATGGAGTAGGTACCCGTGATGCTGTTGCTCGACGTGTCATACGCCGTGAGATATCCGGCGAAGAGGCCGCTGCATCCAGCCCCGGTAGTATATGTGCCCGAACATTTCTGCCCGGCCAGATACATGGTGTTGCCGTTGAAGAGCGCATCGGTGACCCCGTCAGGGATGGGCGTAAAGCTGGTCGCCGTCAGGTTGATGCCGCTGGCGCCAACGTTGCCGGTATTCAGCGAAGGCGCCGTGATAGGAATCGCCGTGATTCCGGCCTCAGTACCGCCGCACTCCGGACCACAATCAAGCACGTAGATCGTGGACCCATCCGAGGAGAAGACTGCCTTGACCGGATGATCAAATTTCGCGCCGCTGGCCGTGCTGACCGGGAAGAGACAGTAGCCAGGCAGATTCTGGGGCTCGCAGTCCTCTGCGGTGTTGGTGACGCCGTTCGGGCCGGTGTAGGTGTAATGAGGATTATTCGCCGCAGCCAGAGACTGCGACTGGGTCAGCTTCACCACGCTGTATACCGAGAAGTCACCATTCGGCGTGCCGTTCTGTGTCGACTGGCTGGCCGCCTGATCGCTGTTCTTGATGAATGCCAGCGCAATCGTGCCCCCCGGATTTACCGAAATCGAATCGACATTGGGCAGATTCAGCACATAAGAACCCTTGGCCGGAGAATCGTAGATCGACACGACGTGATTCGCATCATTCGCGGCATACAGGTAGTTCAAATCGTGCGAGACAAACACACTGTTGGCATAGCCACCAGGAATCGTAAGCGTCTGGCTGACCTTCTCCTGCGCGTAGTTGACCAGGATCAGGCTGCTGCTGTTAGCGCTGCTGATCGCACCCGTCTGCTGGTCTGGCATGTTTTGGATGGCTACCGGCAGTGTGCCCGAGAAACCGCTGATGCTGAACTGAGCCACTGTACCGCTGGTATTGTGGCGCACGTCATAATAGGCATCCACAAACGGCAGTGCGCTCGGATTCTGCTCAGCAAACATCACGCGGTTGAGAATCCCGCTGGGGGGCAGCGAACGGCCCGCGATGTAAAAGTCTTTCCCGCAGGCCAGGAGCATCAGGCACAGGGCACAACTCATGCTCACAAGAGCAGAAACACGCACGACACTTCTTTTCTTCAAAATCTTCAACCTCACCAGCTCTGCAAAACCCGCGTGGGATAGCCAAGTATAACAAAGGGATGGCAACGCTGGCTTTCAATGCCGCCTTGTCATAGCATGACCCCAAGGCTCCGATGAATAACCGTTTAAAAGAGATCTTTGGTGACCGGCCCGTCCTGTGCGACGGCGCCATGGGAACCAGCCTGTACGCCCGCGGAATTTTCATCAACCGCTGCTTTGACGAGCTGAACCTTTCGCAGCCCGAACTGGTGCGCTCCGTGCATGAGGATTACCTGCAAGCCGGGGCGGAAATCATTGAAACCAACACCTTCGGGGCCAATGCCATCCGCTTGCGCCGCTATGGCCTGCAGGACAAAGTGGCCGAAATCAACCAGGCCGGAGCCCGCATCGCCCGCGCCGCCGTCGCCCAACTGGCCGACAAGCAGGCCGGCAATGCCTGGGTCGCCGGCTCGGTGGGGCCGCTCGGCGTTCGCCTGGAGCCCCTGGGCAAGGTCGGCCTCGACGAAGCTCAGGCCATCTTTGCCGAGCAGATCGAGGGCCTGGTCGCCGGCGGAGTCGACCTGCTCGTCATCGAGACCATGCCGGCGCTCAATGAGGCGCAGCAGGCCATTCGAGCCGCCCGCGCTGTCGCGCCTGAACTGCCCGTCATCGCCATGGTCACCGTCGATGAGGAATCCCGCTGCCTCGACGGCACCGCGCCCGAAGTCGCCGCCGCCCGCCTTGCCGGTTGGGGAGCCGATGCCGTCGGCGTCAACTGCAGCACCGGCCCGGCCGCCGTGCTGACCGCCATCGAGTGCATGGCCGAGGCCACTGACCTGCCGCTGGCCGCCATGCCCAACGCCGGCATGCCGCGCGCCGTGGACGGCCGCAACATCTACCTGTGCTCGCCCGAGTACATGGCCAGCTTCGCCCGCAAATTTCACAAGTCCGGGGTACAGTTCCTGGGCGGCTGCTGTGGAACCACCCCCAACCACATCCGGGCCATGAAGTCGTTCCTGCGCGCCTCCGAGGCGCAGAAGGCCGCGGTGCAGCACTCCCGCTCCGCGCCCATCGTAACGGAAACGCCCCCCGCTCCCATCGAGCAGCGCTCGCGGCTCGGCCAGATGATTCACGACCGCACCTTTGTCACCATGGTCGAGATCGTGCCGCCCCGCGGCATTGACTGCCAGAAGGAGATCGACGGAGCCACCATGCTGGCCGGCCTGGGCGTGCACGTCATCAATGTGCCCGACTCACCCCGCGCCTCAGCCCGCATGAGCGCGCAAAGCCTCTGCATCCAGCTTCAGCAGAAGTCCGGCATCGAGACGCTGCTGCACTACACCTGCCGCGACCGCAACGTCCTGAGCATCCAGAGCGACCTGCTCGGCGCGTCCTCGATCGGCCTGCGCAACATTCTCTGCCTCACTGGCGACCCACCCAAGCTCGGCAATTATCCCGACGCCACGGCGGTTTTTGATGTGGACGCCATCGGCCTGGTCAATATTGTGCGGCGGCTCAATCACGGCCTCGACATTGGCGGAAACCCCATCGGTGCCTCCACCGGCTTCACCATCGGGTGCGCGGCCAACCCCGGTGTGCCTGACATTGACAACGAAGTGCGCCGCTTCGCCTACAAGGTGGAAGCAGGGGCCGAGTACGCCATCACGCAGCCGGTCTTTGACCTGCGCATTCTTGAGAGCTTCCTCAAGCGCATCGAGGGCTTCCGCATCCCGGTCATCGCCGGTATCTGGCCGCTGACCAGCCTGCGCAATGCCGAGTTCATGCGGAACGATCTGCGCGTCAGCGTGCCCGACAGCATCCTGCTGCGCATGCAGCAGGCCGCCACGCCTGAGCTGGCCCGCGCCGAGGGCATTCGCATCGCCCAGGAGATGCTCGAAACCGCGCGCCCCATGGTCGAGGGCGTGCAGGTCAGCGCTCCCTTTGGCCGCTACACAGCCGCCGCTGAAGTGCTCGCGGGCATCCTGCCGGGTACGTCAAAATCAGATAAGGCGCAGCCCGCCTCCGAAGGAATGCAAATTGGCTAGCTTTGAAGAATCCCTGCAGCGGCTCGAACAGCTCGTCAATCAGCTCGAGCGCGGAGACCTGCCGCTGGAAGAAGCCATCAAGCTTTTTGAGGAAGGCACGCGCCTCTCAGAAGAATGCCAGAAGCATCTCTCCGAGGCCGAAGGCAAGGTCGAAATTCTCATCAAGCAGCGGGACGCGGCCATGAAGCGCGCGCCCTTCCCGCCTGCCGAATAACGCCCTACGAAATCGCAGCCAGAGCCTGGTCCAGATCGGCCAGAATGTCTTCGACATCCTCGATGCCGACGGAGATACGCACCAGTCCGTCGGTGATTCCGAGCTTCGCCCGCATCTCTTCGCCAATCGCGGCGTGCGTCATCGTGGCCGGATGCGAAATCAGCGTCTCCACGCCCCCCAGAGACTCGCCCAGCGTGCAGACCTTCACCCGCTTGAGCATTGCATTGGCGTTGGCGAGCGATCCGGTCTCAAAGGCAATCATTGACCCGAAACCACTGGCCTGCTGCTGCGCCAGTGCATGCTGCGGATGAGAGGCGAGGCCCGGATAGTACACGCGCGACACCTTGGGATGCGCCGCCAGATATTCCGCCACCTTGCGTCCGCTCTCATCGTGCTGCTTCATGCGCACGGCCAGCGTCTTGACGCCGCGCAGAATCAAATAGCACTCGAACGGTGACAAAATGCCGCCCGTGCATTTCTGCACAAACGCAAAGGTCTCTTTGTGCTCCGGCTTGGTGCCCACCAGCACGCCGCCCAGCCCGTCGCTGTGGCCGTTCAGAAACTTGGTGGTCGAGTGCATCACAATGTCCGCGCCAAACTCAATGGGCCGCTGAAAGTACGGCGTTAGAAACGTGTTGTCCACGCTCAACTCCACGCCCTGCTCGTGGCAGACGTCCGCCACGGCGCGAATATCCGTAATCGTCATCAGCGGATTGGTCGGCGTCTCAATGTGCACCAGCCGCGTCGTGGGACGAATCGCCCGCCGCACATTTTCCGGGTCCGACGTGTCCACATAGCTGAACTCGATGCCGTAACGCGTTGCAATCTGGTTGAACATGCGCGGCGTGCCGCCATATACGTTCTCGCCGCAGATCACATGGTCGCCCGTGCGCAGCATGGTGATCAGCGCCGTGATGGCGGCCATGCCGCTCGCGAACACATGCGCGCTGGTGCCGCCCTCGAGCGCGGCCATATTCACTTCAAGCGCATCGCGTGTGGGGTTAGAGACGCGCGAGTATTCGTAACCCTTATGCTTGCCAATCTCTTCCTGCGCATAGGTCGAGGTGAGATAAATCGGCACATTCACCGCGCCGGTCAGCGGGTCCGGCTCCTGCCCGGCATGAATCGCCCGCGTCGCAAATCCCATCGTCTGCTTGCTGTCGCTCACATCTTCTCCTGAAAAATACTGCTCGCTGCCCTAAAGGCCGCCCTCAAAAATGTTCTTGGAAAGATACCGTTCGGCCGAGTCCGGCACAATCGTCGCCACGCGCTTGCCCGGCCCGAGCCGCTTCGCGACCTCGACAGCCGCATACATCATGGCGCCCGCGCTTGAGCCGCCCAGCAGCCCCTCTTCAGCGGCCATGCGCTTCACCATCGCGAAGGCATCGGCATCGCTCACTGCCACAATCTCGTCCGCGGCCTCGCGGTCAAAGGTATTCGGGACAAAATGCACGCCGATGCCTTCCACCTTGTGCGGCCCCGGCTGGCCGCCCTGCAGAATCGAACCCTCCGTCTCGACCGCCACCGTGAGCACGCCGGGATTCTTCTCCTTCAAAAAGCGGGCAATGCCAGAGAAGGTGCCGCCCGTGCCCACTCCCGCCAGAAAAGCATCCACCCGGCCCTCCATCTGCTCCCAAAGCTCTTCGGCCGTGGTGTCGTGGTGAAAGCGCGGATTCGCCGGGTTATCGAATTGCAGAGCCGCGAAGACGTTCGGATCATCTTTCGCCATCGCCAGAGCGCGGCGAATCGCGCCGGCCATGCCCTCGGCTTCCGGCGTGCGATGCACCTCGGCGCCAAAGCCGCGCATCAGAATGCACTTCTCCTCGGCAAAGCCTTCCGGCACAAACAGAATCACCCGATAGCCGCGATTTACACCCACCAGCGCCAGGCCCACGCCCGTATTGCCGGCCGTCGCCTCCACAATGGTCGCGCCGGGCTTCAGCTTGCCCTGCCGCTCGGCCTCAAGAATCATCCCGAGCGCGGCGCGGTCCTTGATGCTGCCGCCAGGATTCAGAAACTCCAGCTTCGCGAAAATCTCCGCGGCTCCAGCCGGAGCAAGTCTGCCAATCCTCAACAACGGGGTGCATCCAATCAGCTCGGTCACGCTGTTGGCTACACGCAGCTTCTCATTCATGCTCCATCCACTCCCTTGCAAAACTCGCTAGTGTAGCAGGAGAAGGCGCAGGCCTGCCCTTCCGTCTTTCGAGGCCGCTTCAACGTTTCGCATTCGGCGTGGCAAGATAGCCGGTGCGCGTGCGCACAATCAGGCGTCCGTGACCCGGTGCCTTGGCTTCCACCCGTACGGTGCGATAGCCGCCCAGCCGCACCGGCCGCGTGGGATGATAGCCAATCGTGTACTGGTTGCGAATGTCCTTCGCCACTTCGGCCGCGACTTCATCCACGTTTTCAAGAGAACGCGGAAAGTACGCGAGCCCGCCCGTCTGTTCGGTGAGCTGCTCCAGAGCCTTGCGCGCGCGATGCGCCTCATCGCCTGAGTCGTCATAGAGCAGCCCAATGGCATAGATCTCCGGCCCATGCAACGCCTGCACGCGCTGAATGGCCTGCTGCAGGTTCATGGTGGAAGCATCGTCTTCGCCATCGGTCACCACCAGCAGCACCTGCTTCGGATGCCTGGCATCCTTGCTCAATTCATCGGCCGAGGCCACAATCGCGTCATACAGCGCCGTTCCGCCGCGCGCCTCGGTGTGCGCCAGCCCCTGCTCCAGCTTGGCAATGCTTGAGGTAAAGCCCTGATCGAGATAGGCCTGATCAGAAAAATTCACAATGAATGCTTCATCGTCCGGATTCGACGCCCGCACCAGGTCCAGCGCCGCCTTGTCCACGGCGTTCAGCTTGTTCTGCATGGAGCCGGAATTATCGACCAGAATGCCCATCGAAACCGGCAAATCCTCATGCGAAAACGAAGCGATCACCTGCGGCTTATTGTCTTCCCAGACATGAAAGTCCTGCCGGGTCAGATCCGTCACCAGGCGGCCCTTCTTATCGACGACCGTGCAGTTCAGCACCACCTCATCGACATTCCTGCGAATCATGTATTCGTTGCCGCGCAGATGCTGTATCTCGCGCGCCCGCTGCTGGCTCAGCGGCCTCGACGCGCTCACCGGCTGGTCGTCTTCATAGTCCGGCGACAATACCGGATCGCGATCCACCAGCAAACTCGGCTGCGTCTCCGGCTGCTTCGGATTCGCAAGCACCGTCTGCGCGGGGGCCACCGCGGGCACCTGGGAACCCGGCCCGCTTTGCGGCTGGGAGGAAGTTGTCTGCGCAACCGCCGCCCAGCAGAGCCATCCGGACGCAAGCACCAGCCATACCAGGGTCTGGAAGGGCGCGCGCAATGGGAAGAACATCTTTGCCAGCATGCATTCTCTTGAGGGCTGCGGCCAACACACTGCCGGAAGCCGGGGCTTTCCTTCAATGTACGCCATTCAGCCCCTCCCCCGCTGCTGGCCGCGGCACTCGGCCAGCCCAGCCCCTGCGATACAATCGGCACGGATAAGCACTCCGCAAGATTGACTTTCCAGTCCATGCGGCACAAGTCTCTCGCTCCTGTTTCTATGCGCTCCTCGAAGCATCTTCGATCTCTGGCTGCAACGCTGACCCTGCTGGCCGCGCTCGGCACTGCCTGGCCGCTGATGGCCCAGCAACCGCCGGTGCAACGCTTTGTCATCGTGCTCGATCCGGCCCATGGCGGCAGCGACTCCGGCGCAAAAATCTCGCCCGCGCTCGAAGAAAAAAGCGTCACTCTTGAGATGGCCACTCGCCTGCGCACCCTGCTGCAATCGCGGGGCTTCAATGTGGTGATGACGCGCACCGGCGACACAGATCCTGACCTCCTCACGCGCGCCGGCATGGCCAATCATGCGCAGGCAGCAGCCTGTCTCATCCTGCATGCCACCGCTAGCGGAGTGGGAGTGCATCTCTTCACGTCATCACTCGCACCCGCTCCGCGCACAGCCGTTCCCGCATGGGCCACGGCGCAGGCCGGTTATGTGAGCGCCAGCATCCGCCTCTCGTCTGACATGGACGCAGCCCTCACACCCACCGGCATTCCGGTCGTCGTCGGCCGCACATTTCTGCAGCCGCTCGACAATCTCACCTGCCCGGCCGTTGCCGTTGAGCTTGCGCCCATGCAATCCGGCAGCATCACTCGCGGAGAAACGCTCGACGATCCCCACTACCAGACGCAGGTGCTCACCGCCATCACCGCGGCACTCGTGCAATGGCGGCAGGACTGGAGCGGCCAGCCATGATCACCCGCCTGCAACAGTTCCTGTTTGCGCTGCTGCTGGTCGGCTGCGTCGCGCTCGCGGCCATTCTGATTCGCATGCGTGAGCAGGCGCAGGACCGCCTCGCAGCCCTGCCGCAACCCACACCTCTCGCGCAGCCAGACAACGCGCCAGAAGTTTCGGTCACCTGGATGATGCCAAACGATATGACCGGCGCGCTGGCCTCAGAGCAGAAGACGCTGGCGCTGCCCGCTGACCCATCCGAGCGGGCACGCGATCTGCTCAATCAGCTCATCGCCAGTTGGAGCGCCCCCGGCTCGCAGCATCCCGTCGATGCAAAGGCCGGCGTCGAGAGCGTCTTTCTGCTGCCCGTGCCCGGTGACCCATCGCACCAGCTCGCCGTCGTCAATTTCAACGCTGCCTTTCCGCCGGCGCAGCCCTCCGGCATAGAGCCGGAGACACTAACGCTGCTCTCCATCATTCAGACGCTGCATGCTGATTTCCCCTCCATC
The DNA window shown above is from Acidobacterium capsulatum ATCC 51196 and carries:
- the recJ gene encoding single-stranded-DNA-specific exonuclease RecJ, translating into MSTQQFTQAPSRRGSSRRWLLDAVDPAVAAALAREARLPLLIAELLAARGASSAEAARAFLAPSLDDLLDPYSMRGMAEAVARIEQAAARHETMLIYGDYDVDGTTATVLLKTAIERLGGTVRFHVPHRLREGYGMQREILESAAADGVRLVISVDTGIRAFAAAEAAAELGLDLIVTDHHLPEDGTGIPRALAVLNPNQPGCEYACKYLCGAGVAFKLSQALLEKQDRTLARTKILPSFLKMLAIATVADAVPLLGENRTIVSIGLAELRRPVNAGLRALLTEAKLDPARKAITATDVAFRLAPRINAAGRMDIASEVVELFTTRDPQRARDLAAKLEQLNQDRRATEAAILERILERLAEPHFAEARCIVMDGEGWHRGVLGILASRILDQTGKPALVISHEDGEAHGSGRSITGYHLLEALESCHDLFTKFGGHAHAVGFSMPSERVPELRARLVEHAAERITEQDLGGPLVCHAELALDHITAAAFSWLRRLEPFGMGNEEPVFVARKVRLAGPVRTMKEKHVRLSLSHGPRGVRISALGWHWAERVAALGIQEDDLLNIAYRLRENEHPEYGGLELEIVDLQPADSE
- the bshB1 gene encoding bacillithiol biosynthesis deacetylase BshB1, with product MTEAQSHVHSKAQTETQADVLAMAAHRDDVEQTCGGTLLRMRAQGYRTAILDMTQGEAGTRGNAESRAKEAAAAARILGAGWRGALDIPDGRVENTYENRLKIVAVLRRLRPRVVILPYWTGRHPDHYTTATLGYEACFLAGLAKVETDAPPHRPFKILYASLYADVRPSFVVDITPHIEERHRALMAYTSQYANQAQGSGLFVPEEEIRERTFAMARYFGMLAGVRYAEPFVQKEVGLVEDIAMLGVASI
- a CDS encoding bifunctional homocysteine S-methyltransferase/methylenetetrahydrofolate reductase → MNNRLKEIFGDRPVLCDGAMGTSLYARGIFINRCFDELNLSQPELVRSVHEDYLQAGAEIIETNTFGANAIRLRRYGLQDKVAEINQAGARIARAAVAQLADKQAGNAWVAGSVGPLGVRLEPLGKVGLDEAQAIFAEQIEGLVAGGVDLLVIETMPALNEAQQAIRAARAVAPELPVIAMVTVDEESRCLDGTAPEVAAARLAGWGADAVGVNCSTGPAAVLTAIECMAEATDLPLAAMPNAGMPRAVDGRNIYLCSPEYMASFARKFHKSGVQFLGGCCGTTPNHIRAMKSFLRASEAQKAAVQHSRSAPIVTETPPAPIEQRSRLGQMIHDRTFVTMVEIVPPRGIDCQKEIDGATMLAGLGVHVINVPDSPRASARMSAQSLCIQLQQKSGIETLLHYTCRDRNVLSIQSDLLGASSIGLRNILCLTGDPPKLGNYPDATAVFDVDAIGLVNIVRRLNHGLDIGGNPIGASTGFTIGCAANPGVPDIDNEVRRFAYKVEAGAEYAITQPVFDLRILESFLKRIEGFRIPVIAGIWPLTSLRNAEFMRNDLRVSVPDSILLRMQQAATPELARAEGIRIAQEMLETARPMVEGVQVSAPFGRYTAAAEVLAGILPGTSKSDKAQPASEGMQIG
- the xseB gene encoding exodeoxyribonuclease VII small subunit; protein product: MASFEESLQRLEQLVNQLERGDLPLEEAIKLFEEGTRLSEECQKHLSEAEGKVEILIKQRDAAMKRAPFPPAE
- a CDS encoding trans-sulfuration enzyme family protein, producing MGFATRAIHAGQEPDPLTGAVNVPIYLTSTYAQEEIGKHKGYEYSRVSNPTRDALEVNMAALEGGTSAHVFASGMAAITALITMLRTGDHVICGENVYGGTPRMFNQIATRYGIEFSYVDTSDPENVRRAIRPTTRLVHIETPTNPLMTITDIRAVADVCHEQGVELSVDNTFLTPYFQRPIEFGADIVMHSTTKFLNGHSDGLGGVLVGTKPEHKETFAFVQKCTGGILSPFECYLILRGVKTLAVRMKQHDESGRKVAEYLAAHPKVSRVYYPGLASHPQHALAQQQASGFGSMIAFETGSLANANAMLKRVKVCTLGESLGGVETLISHPATMTHAAIGEEMRAKLGITDGLVRISVGIEDVEDILADLDQALAAIS
- the cysK gene encoding cysteine synthase A, yielding MNEKLRVANSVTELIGCTPLLRIGRLAPAGAAEIFAKLEFLNPGGSIKDRAALGMILEAERQGKLKPGATIVEATAGNTGVGLALVGVNRGYRVILFVPEGFAEEKCILMRGFGAEVHRTPEAEGMAGAIRRALAMAKDDPNVFAALQFDNPANPRFHHDTTAEELWEQMEGRVDAFLAGVGTGGTFSGIARFLKEKNPGVLTVAVETEGSILQGGQPGPHKVEGIGVHFVPNTFDREAADEIVAVSDADAFAMVKRMAAEEGLLGGSSAGAMMYAAVEVAKRLGPGKRVATIVPDSAERYLSKNIFEGGL
- a CDS encoding VWA domain-containing protein, whose amino-acid sequence is MLAKMFFPLRAPFQTLVWLVLASGWLCWAAVAQTTSSQPQSGPGSQVPAVAPAQTVLANPKQPETQPSLLVDRDPVLSPDYEDDQPVSASRPLSQQRAREIQHLRGNEYMIRRNVDEVVLNCTVVDKKGRLVTDLTRQDFHVWEDNKPQVIASFSHEDLPVSMGILVDNSGSMQNKLNAVDKAALDLVRASNPDDEAFIVNFSDQAYLDQGFTSSIAKLEQGLAHTEARGGTALYDAIVASADELSKDARHPKQVLLVVTDGEDDASTMNLQQAIQRVQALHGPEIYAIGLLYDDSGDEAHRARKALEQLTEQTGGLAYFPRSLENVDEVAAEVAKDIRNQYTIGYHPTRPVRLGGYRTVRVEAKAPGHGRLIVRTRTGYLATPNAKR
- a CDS encoding N-acetylmuramoyl-L-alanine amidase family protein translates to MRHKSLAPVSMRSSKHLRSLAATLTLLAALGTAWPLMAQQPPVQRFVIVLDPAHGGSDSGAKISPALEEKSVTLEMATRLRTLLQSRGFNVVMTRTGDTDPDLLTRAGMANHAQAAACLILHATASGVGVHLFTSSLAPAPRTAVPAWATAQAGYVSASIRLSSDMDAALTPTGIPVVVGRTFLQPLDNLTCPAVAVELAPMQSGSITRGETLDDPHYQTQVLTAITAALVQWRQDWSGQP
- a CDS encoding GerMN domain-containing protein, encoding MITRLQQFLFALLLVGCVALAAILIRMREQAQDRLAALPQPTPLAQPDNAPEVSVTWMMPNDMTGALASEQKTLALPADPSERARDLLNQLIASWSAPGSQHPVDAKAGVESVFLLPVPGDPSHQLAVVNFNAAFPPAQPSGIEPETLTLLSIIQTLHADFPSIEQVRFLVDGHAQPTLAGHADLTRTYQVENAAPQPTS